The following nucleotide sequence is from Coleofasciculaceae cyanobacterium.
AGCAAACTGTGTTTCTTTCCACGTTCCTTCGATTCCCAGCCAAATGACTCTTAAGTTCGACGGACAGCTAACTTTAGCTGCATCAATTGCTGTTTGAGCTGCTTTATTTAAAGCTTGAGCTTCGTCTTTCATTGAAGGACTAGTATCGATAACGATTACTAAATCCGTATTGGGGATGTTGTTTAAAGATCGATCGTTCATTTTATTGGGCTTTCTTGGTTTAAGCAAAGAAAAAATACTTCTAAGCATAGAAAACATACCTATCCTCAGATAAGCTAGCTTGACATTTAGCTGACAATTAAAAACTACTTCAGGTATTTGGTAGTAATATCGTTAGTTAATTTCATCAGTAGAATTTATGATTTATGGCATTGAAAAGCATACCAAATATCTAAAATCTAGAAAATTTCGAATATTTTGTAGATTTGTATAGCTACTTGAAATTAAACCAATTATAAGTACAATCTAAGCCAGAAAAACTAAAATTTTAAATTGTACTTAGCAAATTGCGAAAAATAATTTTAATTACTTAAATTTGTAATCTTATAGATTAGTTAGTTTCAATCTACAGTTAATATAGCCTATTTTGAATGCTATTTTATATTTATTAATAAACTAGAACCAGGCGTAACTTTTGCCAAGTTGCACTACGACGAGACTGTTCGTGGAAAGAACGTAAAAACGGTAGAAAGTCTACAGCAGTCTGGGGATACTCGAAGATACGATTGACCAACGGTCACAGATTACTCCGT
It contains:
- a CDS encoding AAA-like domain-containing protein, encoding MVNRIFEYPQTAVDFLPFLRSFHEQSRRSATWQKLRLVLVY